Proteins co-encoded in one Hyla sarda isolate aHylSar1 chromosome 4, aHylSar1.hap1, whole genome shotgun sequence genomic window:
- the LOC130366842 gene encoding DNA damage-regulated autophagy modulator protein 1-like, producing the protein MELKGLGFVPLLLAFWCAAWLATSYIVTVVLGHAASPLMHISDVGNVFPENILLRIGFIGTSIGTLVLTFLIYKYMVMHTEEFRGHQVLIQRILLAIVWASCFATAVMHVLSPEEYPRIHFVSMVISITCEALYYLGQSIQTYKLPGANKVIRHSRCTCCGLAFTCAIFYFGYKTLQELFYDDEDWDEIREITTIIIEWVMLLLILINIVTYYSTMQRLMLTVSRNSCKLSLRVKIDDFGV; encoded by the exons atggagctaaaaggattggggttcgtcccccttctgttggcgttttggtgtgcggcctggcttgccaccagctacatcgtgacggtcgtcctcggccatgccgcctctCCACTGATGCatatcag tgacgtgggaaatgtctttcccgaaaacatattattgagaattggattcatagggacatccattggcactttggtactaacctttcttatttataagtatatggttatgcatactgaagagttcaggggtcatcaggtcctgatccagaggattctgctcgccattgtgtgggcctcctgttttgccacagctgtcatgcatgtattgtcccccgaagaatatcccaggatacactttgtcagcatggtaatttccattacatgtgaagccttatactaccttgggcagtccatccagacgtataaattaccaggagcaaacaaagtcatccgccatagtagatgcacctgctgtggcctggcttttacctgcgcaattttctactttggatataaaacattacaggaattattctatgatgatgaagactgggacgagatccgtgaaatcaccaccataatcatcgagtgggtgatgcttctactgatcctgataaacatcgtgacctattattccaccatgcagaggttaatgttaaccgtctccaggaacagctgcaaactctctcttagagtaaaaattgatgactttggggtgtag